TCTCGTgccttgcccccattgttgaccttcttcgagcttgctatctctcaattccttcatggattcttgctagttttggggggaaaggaaagaggagatctagatccacatttccaccaatcactttctcctctatgtgaggggaatcacttggatctagatcttggagtttttggtgttctccttgttgttcttcctctcatattcCACCATAACTTTCGTTGCTTTGGTGTGATTTGAGAGtgagggacttgggcactccgtgtgcccttgccattgcattagttTCATCGGTTTTAGTTCTCCACGATGATACATGGAAGTgaaaagttgagaagcttattactcttgcgttcctcttgggtgctttgggcaccctagatggttggtgttgtctcggggctcaatcattatggtgtaaagctccgggcttgCGTCGGGTCTCCAATTAGGCTGTGGAGATTGCCCTGAGCAATTTATACGGGTTTCGGTGACCGCCTCCAAGGGTTACCAAAGTGTACGAGTTCGGTGATCGCCCCCAAGTGTtgacatttgtacgggttcggtgaccgctctcaagggtcccttagtggaatcacaacatcttgcattgtgcgtggGCGCAAGGagattacgatggccctagtggcttcttgggaagcATTGTGCCTTCACACCGCTCCAGACAGAGATtatcatccgcaagggtgtgaacttcaggatacatcatcgtctccgcatgcctctgttatctcttacccgagccctttacttatgcactttactttgtgatagccatagtatGACATGATATATATCTTGATATAACTtaattgtttatcttgcttagcataagttgttggtgcacataggtgagcctagtcgaTTTAAGTTTTGTGCTTGTCAAATTAAACGCTAGTTgtattccacatttgttcaagcctaaaccatgatTATTTTAAAGGCCTactgacatccacgatctttctccAACCAACCAAGTGATTAACATTTGATCAAGTTTATGACAGGTCTGGCCCGCACGTAAGGGAACATGTGCATATATGAATCATGCCGAGGCCCTGGACCAGGTTTGTCGATGGTTGGCATGGTTCATTGAATCAAGACTGTCGCCTGGAAGGGTGGTCTCATGGCTAAGAGTGGACGCCTAGTGCTCCTCTGGCCTAACGTTGCTCACCATCTACATGATGACGGAGCACAAACTACCGGTTTGGGTCCTGAAGCGTTTGGTGCAACTATGCCGCGCTTGGTTATGGAGTGGAGAGAACACATGTACAGGGGGGAAATGTTGGGTTGGTTGGAACATGGTTTCCCGCCCGAAACACCTCGGCGGCCTAGGAGTGCTGGACTTGGCCAAATTTGGAACTGCCTTGCGACTTAGATGGCTTTGGATGGTCTGGTAAGACCCACCTCGGCCATGGAAGGGGTCTCCGCTGCCATGCGACGATGGCGAACGCATGTTGTTCGCCATGGCTACTGATATAACAATTGGTGATGGTGGTAAAGCCAACTTCTGGCATGATCGTTGGTTGAGTGGACAAAGCCCAAAGGTTATTGCCCCAACATTGTTCAAAATCTCCGTACGAAAAAACCGAACCATAAAAGATGCGATGCGGAATGAAACTTGGCTATTGGATCTTGCAAAGGGACTCTCAGAAGATATGGTTCCGGAGCTTACTGCTCTAGCGGCACTGCTGGACGATGTGGTGTTGCATGATGGGCAACCAGACACCATCACTTGGCGCTTCATGCCATCACACGAGTACTCTGCCCGTTCAACATACCTTCTGCAATTCGAAGGTGCCACACACATCCTGATCTGGGTAGCATGGGCACCAGGGAAATGCCGTTTCTTCTTATGGATGAGCATATTGGGAAGGATTCTCACCGCCGACGCCTTGTTACGACGGGGATGGGACAACTATTATTTTTTCCCCCTGTGTGAGCGGAGTCTAGAAACCCCATCACACTTGCTCATTGAATGCCCTTGGTCGCGACATGTTTGAGAAAAGGTCGCAAACATATCAAATATGACTGCTCTGCTCCCTTCATCCTAGGCTGGTTGGCGAGCTGCCATGGCAATGCAACCACAGAGAAGANNNNNNNNNNNNNNNNNNNNNNNNNNNNNNNNNNNNNNNNNNNNNNNNNNNNNNNNNNNNNNNNNNNNNNNNNNNNNNNNNNNNNNNNNNNNNNNNNNNNNNNNNNNNNNNNNNNNNNNNNNNNNNNNNNNNNNNNNNNNNNNNNNNNNNNNNNNNNNNNNNNNNNNNNNNNNNNNNNNNNNNNNNNNNNNNNNNNNNNNNNNNNNNNNNNNNNNNNNNNNNNNNNNNNNNNNNNNNNNNNNNNNNNNNNNNNNNNNNNNNNNNNNNNNNNNNNNNNNNNNNNNNNNNNNNNNNNNNNNNNNNNNNNNNNNNNNNNNNNNNNNNNNNNNNNNNNNNNNNNNNNNNNNNNNNNNNNNNCTTCTAGAAGGAACTTCTGGAGAAGGAGATGTTTATCGCTAAAGTAAGAGACGAGATCCAACTTTGGAATATGGCTGGAGCGGGCATTCCATTTGGCCCTGGCTGAGCTCGATTAGATTACTCTGAGGTCTTTTTGTTTCCTTTCTCCTTTTCTCTTCTTCATTGCTTGAGCATATCTGGCGCGAACCCACCTTAGGTACTCCGTGTAGCTCGTTCCGTTCTTTCCCCCACTGATCAATGAATTTGGTAGTCAAACTACAaacattcaaaaaaaaaaaaaatctccgttgccCTATCTAGGGGTAGTGCTTGAAATGAATGAAAAAACACATTAATGCATGTCTTTGTTCATTTAATTAGTATTATTTTAAAATAGAACATCTTAAACTTGTACTACAAAGTTGGGTATCGTGCAACGCAATGCGCGGTCGTCACACCGCCGTTGGTATTTTCAAATGTGTCTAGGATCAACAAGGCGTGGATCATCCCGGTCTCCTGGACCAAGTTCAGCGGCCGGGCAAGCATACATTTCTTCCGTTTTTGCGGCAGAGCATGCGTTTGATTTCCACATGCCCAGGTTCACTGAATCTCCTCCACCCGGAGTTCTACAATGAACTCCGCCAGTGCCAGCACAGTGTACAGTCACACCTCGGCGTTCCCGAACCTCGAGCATCCGCCTCTCGTCTCACCCCGTATCTTTGCAGAGACTTCCAGAACCTACTCACTGAGGTGAATTCAAATAATTCTTCTACTGGcacactcaattccattttttggatGTTCTTTAATCATGATGGCATCGGACGCAGCGATCTCGCCACCTATGCTGTGCGGGCCCCCACCTATGCTGGGCGGGCCCCCACCTACTGGCACACGCAGCTGCAGGCGCTCCTTCGTGTGCATGCAGCCGCAGACCGCCCAAACCAAACCCGCGGGCCACTGGAGGAGCACCTGGGGGAGGCACACGCAGAGCACAGCTGGCAAGCAAACCTCCGTCGCCGCGCCGCGCAGTCACTTTTCCGCGCTCTCGGCCTCCTTCGGCGGGCCGACTATAAATCccgcctccctccccctcctcccgaTCGCAGTCTCCCGCTCAGCCGTTACAGCCACCCACAGAGAAGAAGCGCGAAACCACCACTCTGCTTGCTGTACGCGCACACAGAGAGGAAGAAAGTGGGAAGAGGGATCGATCCGCGTGCTCCATCGTTCGTCATGAGGCCGATCAGAGCGGGCGAGGCAATGGTGGCGGTCGGCCACGGCGCGCACCCGGCCTTCTGGAGGACGCCGACGCCGTACCTCCTCCTCGGCTTCGCGCTCATGATGGGGATCATCCCCGTGGCGCTGCTCGTGCTCGTCTGCACGGACAGCAAGCCGTCCGGGTCGTCGTCGCGGCGGGGGAGCGCCGGCGAGGACGCGTCGGCGCGCGGGATGGCGCCGCTCGACAGGGAGCCCAAGGTCGTCGTCATCATGGCCGGCGACGACTTGCCGTCCTTCCTCGCCAGCGCCAGGCCGTTCGCCTTCCCCGCCGTGACCGCCGCCGACGCGGGGGAGCCGCGCGGGGAGGACGCGTCgtaggcgcggcgcggcgcggcgcgcgcACCCGTGTACCCTCTGCCGGACGCGGGCCCAATTTTGGTCGTCGGATTTTCTCCTAGGATTTTCCCCGCGTGTTCTGTCTGTAGAATCTAATTAGCAGAGAAGATAGAGCTGTTGTTTGCGTTCTTGGTGAGGTGAGCGGCGCGCCGGCGGCGTGCGTTGAGATCTGTGAACGCAAATGGAATTTTGGCCTGCATATTCAATAAATGCATGACGCTCGCTTTGCTGCTCTCCAGTTCGATTTCCAATTGAAATTGCCACACTTTTCGTTTGGGTGGGTGATATTATAAAGAGGTAAAAGCACGGCAgacccagcaacttgtccggcccgTGATGTTTCAGCCCACAAACTTGCCTGCGCCGGTCGCCGACGACGCCGCCGAGACGGATGACGTCATCTTGGAGCGGAACCGTCGCCACAGCGCGCGAGTTCTGTGGAGAGATGAAACGACAGGGCAAAACAGAGTTTGCCAAACCACATATGTACAGCAAATTCTGAACTGATTTCTATGTTTCAGTCTGAATCTTTTCTATGTTAAAAATGGCAAAAAAAGGGTTTGGCCCGGGTTTTGAACCCAGGATCTGCCGTTGTGCTCTATTGTCCTTTGCCAACTGAATACGAGTAGCGTTTTGTGTTAGTACAGCCAGTCTTCTTTCTATACTGAATCAACTGTCGCCATAGATGTGGAGTGCGGGTTCAGTACTGGTAAATGTCAGGGGGGTTTCTGCAAAAGGGAGCAACGAACGCCTCGGCTCCGCCTCAGCCAGATGTCGCAACGGGATTGGCTTTGGGTGTTTTTTGCACATGGGCTGCAAGTTTGTGGGTGGCGGAGTGGAGTTTTGCAAGTTTGTGGGCTGAAACATCACGGGCCGGACAAGTTCCTGGGTCTGCCGTgcttttacctctattataaatactCGCCCGTCGTCGTCATTCTAGGAGACTGTCTCTCTTGAAACTCTCGCAGTCGCAGGTCACAACGAGTCATCTATCTATAATGAGTAGTATAtgtttatcattatctttacttatATTTATATATATCTTCTGGCCGTTCATCATTATAATATGTTTTTTTTTCGAAACATGCCGTCATGTATGTTTCTGTCTTACGTTAAAATTCCTTAAAACGCTCTTCCGTTTCACAGGCTCTTACACTTGGGTCGTAACTGCCTATTGGGCCTGGGCGAGCCATTGTTTTGGATACACACGAGCAAAACCCGTCTGTGGACGCACTAGGTAGCAGTTGGCCCAAGAAACACACACCAGAACGAGGTCAAGAAGCAAAAGAAACTCTTACTGTACACtaaagctcgatatgatgaaggcGTATGATAGAGTTGAATGGACCTATCTAGAGGTTGTGATGTTAAAACTTGGGTTGGAGCAAGGTTGGGTTGAGCGAATTATGAGGTGTGTGTCCACCGTGACTTTTTTTGTGCTGGTTAACGGAGTAAAGATGGAGGAGTTCAAGCCAACTAGAGGGATACGACGAGGAGATCCCATATCTCCATACTTGTTCCTGTTAGCTGCCGAGGGTCTCTCTTGTCTGTTGAAGGCTAGGAGTGATGATGTTAACATAAAGGGTGTGGTTGTAGCCCCTACGACGTCACCGGTAAATCAGTGGCGGTGGTAGGATAAGAAGTCTGTGATGTCATTTCAAATATGTGACGTCAAATACATGTGTTTTCACCAATTTTATATAAAATATTACATGATTTCGACTTGTGTATAAAGGATTTGTCAAAAATCTGTGTAGTCAATTGACCATACTCCTCTCAACGTGGCTTCGCCACTACGGTAAATCATCTCCTTTTTGCGGACGATTGTTTGTTGATCTTCAAGGCAAACATAGAAGGGGCTGAAAAAATAGGAAACACTATAAATGAGTATTGTGCAGCATCGGGTCAGAGGGTTAATCTCACAAAGTCAAGCATTTTCTTTGGCAAAGGATGTCCTGACAATGTGAGAACTCAAATCAAGGAAGTACTTCAAGTCCCAAATGAATCTTTGGCAGAACGGTACTTGGGATTACCTTTAGATGTTGGGAAGTCAAAAAATGGAGCCTTCAAATATATTAAGGATAGGATTCGGGCGAAGGTACAAGGATGGGTGGAAAAGTGTATGGCTGCTGCGGGAAAAGAAGTTCTGATCAAGTCCATGGCACAAGCAATACCGACTTTTTCTATATCGTGTTTTCTGCTCCCAAGGGGTTTATGCCAACACATTGACACGATGCCCAGGAAGTTTTTTGGAGGAAGTATTAATGGGGAGAGAAAGGTAGTGTGGGTATCATGGGAATCCCTTACCATGCCAAAATATTTGGGTGGACTAGGCTTCCGGGATACAGAGATGTTCAACTTATGCATGCTAGCAAAACAATCATGGTGTTTGCTTAAGGCTCCGGACTCATTGGGTGCCAAGCTTTTGAAGGTTGTCTACTTCCCGAATCATGATTTCCTTGAGGCGGAATTGGGGTCTCACCCATCACAAGTCTAGAGGGAAAGCTGTGCAGGAACAGAGATTTTAAACCAAGGAATAGTGAAGAGAATCGGGAATGGACAGACGACAAGCATTTGGAACCAGAACTGGATTCCTCGACATTATATGTTGCAAGCCCTACACCCAAGATCATAGAATCCGCCGGAGATGGTGAGCGAGCTAATCGTCCGGGGAACGACGGTGGGATTGCCATAAGCTACGCGAGCACATGCAAGAACCAGATGTCCAGATCATCCTGAACATTCCTTTAAGTGCTATTAACTTTGCAGATGCTTGGGCTTGGCACTATGAAAGAACAGGGCAGTTCACGGTCAGATCGACATACAAGCTTCTAAGAGAAACAACAAGAAGAAGGGAGGATTGGCTGAAGGGAAGAgcagaaaattcagataagattgaGTTTAGGGGGCAGTGGAGCCGTTTGTGGAAGCTCAAATTACCAGGAAAGTTGAAAAACTTTGCTTGGAGACTGCCCAAAAACTCTATCCTGACTGAAGCTCTTCGTCACCATCGACATATGGTTGTTCATGATGTGTGCCCTATCTGTAATTTTGCGGTTGATTCATGGAGGCATGCTCTTGTTGAATGTACCATGACCAAGTGTGTGTGGTCTCTGGTTGACGAAGATTTAGTCGAGCACCTGATAGCTTGCAGGCATGATGACGCATGGCTGTGGTTAATAGAGCTCCAGGATTCAATGAAAAATGAAGAATTTGTCAATGTCCTTGTCACTTTATGGTCAATCTGGTGGGTGCGGAGGAAGGCTATTCATGAAGAAAGGTTTCAATCGCCACTAACGACTTTTTGTTTCATTACAAGCTATTTAGATGATCTTGTTGCAGGAGGAAAAAAGCAACAGGGGCGTCAGCATCGGAGTCAGGAAGGGCCCAAATGGATACCTCCCCCACCTGGGTATGTTAAAATTCATGTGGATGCCGCTATCGGACGACATGAGGATGGTGGTGCTTTTGCTGTAGTTTGTCGCGATGGAGAGGGAAATTTTATTGGTGCGTCAGCAGTCTCTGTCCAAAATCTGACGGAACCTGAAGTGTTGGAGGCGTTGGCTAGCAGCGAAGGACTAGCTTTAGCTCTTGATCTTGCATGTGTCAATGTGGTTTTGGCCACAAACTGCTCTGCCACGATGAAACACATCAGGGAGCCGTATTTCGGGCCCTCGGCGGACATCATCCATGAGCTTAAGAGGCGTATTACAGGTTTTGCATCAGTACAAGTGGTACACGAGAACAGAAACATGAATACTGAAGCTCATTCCCTGGCAAAGGCAGCGACTACTCTCGCTTGTAGCTGGCATGCATGTGTGGCTCTTAGAGAGACCAGATATAATTTGTATTCCTGAGAACATTTTGAGTGCTCAAAGTGTTTTCGATTCTCAAAAAATTCTACTCAACACATATGCCACAACTTGCCTGCGCCGGTCGCCGACGACGCCGCCGAGACGGATGACGTCATCTTGGAGCGGAACCGTCGCCACAGCGCGCGAGTTCTGTGGAGAGATGAAACGACAGGGCAAAACAGAGTTTGCCAAACCACATATGTACAGCAAATTCTGAACTGATTTCTATGTTTCAGTCTGAATCTTTTCTATGTTAAAAATGGCAAAAAAAGGGTTTGGCCCAGGTTTTGAACCCAGGATCTGCCGTTGTGCTCTATTGTCCTTTGCCAACTGAATACGAGTAGCGTTTTGTGTTAGTACAGCCAGTCTTCTTTCTATACTGAATCAACTGTCGCCATAGATGTGGAGTGCGGGTTCAGTACTGGTAAATGTCAGGGGGGTTTCTGCAAAAGGGAGCAACGAACGCCTCGGCTCCGCCTCAGCCAGATGTCGCAACGGGATTGGCTTTGGGTGTTTTTTGCACATGGGCTGCAAGTTTGTGGGTGGCGGAGTGGAGTTTTGCAAGTTTGTGGGCTGAAACATCACGGGCCGGACAAGTTCCTGGGTCTGCCGTgcttttacctctattataaatactCGCCCGTCGTCGTCATTCTAGGAGACTGTCTCTCTTGAAACTCTCGCAGTCGCAGGTCACAACGAGTCATCTATCTATAATGAGTAGTATAtgtttatcattatctttacttatATTTATATATATCTTCTGGCCGTTCATCATTATAATATGTTTTTTTTTCGAAACATGCCGTCATGTATGTTTCTGTCTTACGTTAAAATTCCTTAAAACGCTCTTCCGTTTCACAGGCTCTTACACTTGGGTCGTAACTGCCTATTGGGCCTGGGCGAGCCATTGTTTTGGATACACACGAGCAAAACCCGTCTGTGGACGCACTAGGTAGCAGTTGGCCCAAGAAACACACACCAGAACGAGGTCAAGAAGCAAAAGAAACTCTTACTGTACACtaaagctcgatatgatgaaggcGTATGATAGAGTTGAATGGACCTATCTAGAGGTTGTGATGTTAAAACTTGGGTTGGAGCAAGGTTGGGTTGAGCGAATTATGAGGTGTGTGTCCACCGTGACTTTTTTTGTGCTGGTTAACGGAGTAAAGATGGAGGAGTTCAAGCCAACTAGAGGGATACGACGAGGAGATCCCATATCTCCATACTTGTTCCTGTTAGCTGCCGAGGGTCTCTCTTGTCTGTTGAAGGCTAGGAGTGATGATGTTAACATAAAGGGTGTGGTTGTAGCCCCTACGACGTCACCGGTAAATCAGTGGCGGTGGTAGGATAAGAAGTCTGTGATGTCATTTCAAATATGTGACGTCAAATACATGTGTTTTCACCAATTTTATATAAAATATTACATGATTTCGACTTGTGTATAAAGGATTTGTCAAAAATCTGTGTAGTCAATTGACCATACTCCTCTCAACGTGGCTTCGCCACTACGGTAAATCATCTCCTTTTTGCGGACGATTGTTTGTTGATCTTCAAGGCAAACATAGAAGGGGCTGAAAAAATAGGAAACACTATAAATGAGTATTGTGCAGCATCGGGTCAGAGGGTTAATCTCACAAAGTCAAGCATTTTCTTTGGCAAAGGATGTCCTGACAATGTGAGAACTCAAATCAAGGAAGTACTTCAAGTCCCAAATGAATCTTTGGCAGAACGGTACTTGGGATTACCTTTAGATGTTGGGAAGTCAAAAAATGGAGCCTTCAAATATATTAAGGATAGGATTCGGGCGAAGGTACAAGGATGGGTGGAAAAGTGTATGGCTGCTGCGGGAAAAGAAGTTCTGATCAAGTCCATGGCACAAGCAATACCGACTTTTTCTATATCGTGTTTTCTGCTCCCAAGGGGTTTATGCCAACACATTGACACGATGCCCAGGAAGTTTTTTGGAGGAAGTATTAATGGGGAGAGAAAGGTAGTGTGGGTATCATGGGAATCCCTTACCATGCCAAAATATTTGGGTGGACTAGGCTTCCGGGATACAGAGATGTTCAACTTATGCATGCTAGCAAAACAATCATGGTGTTTGCTTAAGGCTCCGGACTCATTGGGTGCCAAGCTTTTGAAGGTTGTCTACTTCCCGAATCATGATTTCCTTGAGGCGGAATTGGGGTCTCACCCATCACAAGTCTAGAGGGAAAGCTGTGCAGGAACAGAGATTTTAAACCAAGGAATAGTGAAGAGAATCGGGAATGGACAGACGACAAGCATTTGGAACCAGAACTGGATTCCTCGACATTATATGTTGCAAGCCCTACACCCAAGATCATAGAATCCGCCGGAGATGGTGAGCGAGCTAATCGTCCGGGGAACGACGGTGGGATTGCCATAAGCTACGCGAGCACATGCAAGAACCAGATGTCCAGATCATCCTGAACATTCCTTTAAGTGCTATTAACTTTGCAGATGCTTGGGCTTGGCACTATGAAAGAACAGGGCAGTTCACGGTCAGATCGACATACAAGCTTCTAAGAGAAACAACAAGAAGAAGGGAGGATTGGCTGAAGGGAAGAgcagaaaattcagataagattgaGTTTAGGGGGCAGTGGAGCCGTTTGTGGAAGCTCAAATTACCAGGAAAGTTGAAAAACTTTGCTTGGAGACTGCCCAAAAACTCTATCCTGACTGAAGCTCTTCGTCACCATCGACATATGGTTGTTCATGATGTGTGCCCTATCTGTAATTTTGCGGTTGATTCATGGAGGCATGCTCTTGTTGAATGTACCATGACCAAGTGTGTGTGGTCTCTGGTTGACGAAGATTTAGTCGAGCACCTGATAGCTTGCAGGCATGATGACGCATGGCTGTGGTTAATAGAGCTCCAGGATTCAATGAAAAATGAAGAATTTGTCAATGTCCTTGTCACTTTATGGTCAATCTGGTGGGTGCGGAGGAAGGCTATTCATGAAGAAAGGTTTCAATCGCCACTAACGACTTTTTGTTTCATTACAAGCTATTTAGATGATCTTGTTGCAGGAGGAAAAAAGCAACAGGGGCGTCAGCATCGGAGTCAGGAAGGGCCCAAATGGATACCTCCCCCACCTGGGTATGTTAAAATTCATGTGGATGCCGCTATCGGACGACATGAGGATGGTGGTGCTTTTGCTGTAGTTTGTCGCGATGGAGAGGGAAATTTTATTGGTGCGTCAGCAGTCTCTGTCCAAAATCTGACGGAACCTGAAGTGTTGGAGGCGTTGGCTAGCAGCGAAGGACTAGCTTTAGCTCTTGATCTTGCATGTGTCAATGTGGTTTTGGCCACAAACTGCTCTGCCACGATGAAACACATCAGGGAGCCGTATTTCGGGCCCTCGGCGGACATCATCCATGAGCTTAAGAGGCGTATTACAGGTTTTGCATCAGTACAAGTGGTACACGAGAACAGAAACATGAATACTGAAGCTCATTCCCTGGCAAAGGCAGCGACTACTCTCGCTTGTAGCTGGCATGCATGTGTGGCTCTTAGAGAGACCAGATATAATTTGTATTCCTGAGAACATTTTGAGTGCTCAAAGTGTTTTCGATTCTCAAAAAATTCTACTCAACACATACAGCACCAGCGGCGCCGCTGCCACGCACGGCCGGTCCTCCTCTTCGAGTTGCCACCAACCTGTTGCTCTTCCCCACCCC
This portion of the Triticum dicoccoides isolate Atlit2015 ecotype Zavitan chromosome 7A, WEW_v2.0, whole genome shotgun sequence genome encodes:
- the LOC119331800 gene encoding protein GLUTAMINE DUMPER 6-like, encoding MRPIRAGEAMVAVGHGAHPAFWRTPTPYLLLGFALMMGIIPVALLVLVCTDSKPSGSSSRRGSAGEDASARGMAPLDREPKVVVIMAGDDLPSFLASARPFAFPAVTAADAGEPRGEDAS